GCGGTATTTTTTATACGCATTACCCGCTTTTAAATAAGCTGATGATAGCGGCGCTTATTTTTTACGTTTTAGCCGTTGGCTTTGATTTTTTTAGGGCAAGAAGAAAGAGGATTCCATACACCTTTGAGGATTGGCATTTGTTTTTGCTGTCTTTTATACTCGGTTCTTTGTGGGCGTATAGCCAGCAAATTATTACGGGGCAGACCGTCTGGCCGTACCATTTTGTTCAGTACTCAATTCCTTTGGCAATGGTCGCGGGCCTTGTGATTCTGCACAATGTTTTTAAAAAAATGTCTTTTCATTTATGGCTGGTCGGAATTTTATTTATGGTAAGCGCCTCTCTTTTTTACGGGCTTTATGTTCAGGCGGTTGCTTATCAATCATTGTATGAATATCAGGTTGACAGACAATCATACCGCCCTCTTTTTGATTGGCTTAATAGCCGGGATAAAGATTGTGTAGTCTTAATTGATGAAACTTCCCCGTCAGGCTACGAATTAAATGAAGCCATTCCGGCGTTTACTCATTGCAATCGTTACGCTTCATCTGAAATGTTTTCCGTTATGCCGTATGAAAGAGGCCTGCGCGGCTATTTGACGCTCTTACGGCTTAAAAGCGTGACTTCGGACGGCATTGATAAGTATCTTGCGGAAAACAGGAGAAGAGCGACCGGTTATCTCTATTCAAATTGGCAGGGGCTTTTTAATGTCCAGGATTTTCCTGATTTTTCGGATGAACTTTTAGAGGAACGTTTAATGAAGTTTCCGGAAGAATACCGGCTTTTTTTGAAAAAAGATTTTACGGGCGAACTTAAAAAATATCGCCTGGATTACATAGTTTCCGTCGGGTTTCTTCCCGATGATATTATTGACGAATTGCCCGGCTTGATGTTAAAATTTAACGAAAATAATTTATTTGTTTATTCGTTTAGTCAATAGTTATGGCTTGTTTTATATGCGGAAGAGAAAACATTATTCCAATTCTTGATTTGGGCTTACATCCGCCAAGCGATGCTTTTTTGCGGAAAGACGACTTATCAAAACCGGAAGCGGCGTATCCTCTTGAATTTTGTTTTTGCCGGAACTGCAAGCTCGCGCAGTTAAATTATGTCGTGGACCCCGAAAAACTTTTCAGAGACTATGTTTACAACACCGCGACAAATAACGCGCTTAAAGCAAATTTTAAAAATCTGGTTGACTTGGTTGTGTCCAAATTCGGACTAAAAGAAGGAGACTTCGCGCTTGATATCGGCTCAAATGACGGCACTCTTTTGTCTTATTATTTGCCTTACGGAATTAAAATTTTAGGCGTTGACCCTTCTAGCGCCACTGATTTAGCTTTAGCGCAAAATATTCCCACGATAGTAGATTTTTTTTCTCATGATTTATCAAAAAAAATAGCGGTCGAGCGGGGGCATGCAAAAATAATAACCGCGACAAATGTTTTCGCGCATGTGGCTGACATTCATGATTTTATGTCTGGCACAAAAGAATTGATGGCTCCTGCGGGAGTTTTTGTGTCGGAAAACGGCTACTTGTTGGATTTAATTGAAAAACTGCAGTATGACTCAATTTATCACGAGCATTTAAGGTATTATTCAATAAAACCGCTCGCGATTTTATTCGATGAGTTCGGAATGGAAATTTTTGATGTTGAGCGCATATCAAGCCACGGCGGCTCAATTCGGGTGTTTGCCGCGCGCAAAGGAGATTACGAAATACAGCCGAGCGTTAAACAGTTAATGGATTTGGAAGAAAGCGCCGGTCTTTACAAAGAGTCAACTTTTATTGATTTTGCCGATAAAGTCCGTCAAAATAAATTTGAAATCCAAAAATTTATAACCGAACAAAAATCCGCTGGCAAAAAAATAGCGGGTATTGGCGCGCCGGCCAAAGGCAACACCCTGCTTAATTATTGCCGTTTGGGGCCGGACATTATTGACCACCTCGCTGAGAAAAGTGAGCTTAAAATCGGACTTTTCTCTCCCGGCATGCATATACCGGTTGTAGATGAAACTCGGCTGTTTTCGGAACAGCCCGATTTCGCCCTGCTTTTATCGTGGAATCTGGCCGACGAACTTATTCCCAAAATCCGCGCCAAAGGATATAAGGGAAAATTCATTATTCCTAATCCAGAGGTAATCATTGTTTAAACATGGATATTCCTTTATTCGGAATGGGAACTTGGGGGATGGGTGGAAAATTTGAAAAAGACCCTTCTAATTTTGACGAGTCAATTAAAATTTTGCGCTCTGGACTTGATATGGGCATAAAACTAATTGATGTCGCCGAGATTTACGGCCAGGGCTTGACCGAAGAAATAGTCGGAGAAGCTATATCCGGTTATGACCGCAAAGATATTTTTATAATAAGCAAGGTCTGGAAAACCAATTTGCGCTACGGCGATGTTTTAAAAGCCATGCAAGGCAGTTTAAAGAGGCTTAAAACCGATTATATTGATTTATATTTGGTACATTGGCCGAACGATGAAATTCCGCTTTCAGA
The genomic region above belongs to Candidatus Niyogibacteria bacterium and contains:
- a CDS encoding class I SAM-dependent methyltransferase; the encoded protein is MACFICGRENIIPILDLGLHPPSDAFLRKDDLSKPEAAYPLEFCFCRNCKLAQLNYVVDPEKLFRDYVYNTATNNALKANFKNLVDLVVSKFGLKEGDFALDIGSNDGTLLSYYLPYGIKILGVDPSSATDLALAQNIPTIVDFFSHDLSKKIAVERGHAKIITATNVFAHVADIHDFMSGTKELMAPAGVFVSENGYLLDLIEKLQYDSIYHEHLRYYSIKPLAILFDEFGMEIFDVERISSHGGSIRVFAARKGDYEIQPSVKQLMDLEESAGLYKESTFIDFADKVRQNKFEIQKFITEQKSAGKKIAGIGAPAKGNTLLNYCRLGPDIIDHLAEKSELKIGLFSPGMHIPVVDETRLFSEQPDFALLLSWNLADELIPKIRAKGYKGKFIIPNPEVIIV